Proteins from a single region of Catenulispora acidiphila DSM 44928:
- a CDS encoding AfsR/SARP family transcriptional regulator, translated as MPVYSILGPLEVRVGGVLVEVARPRRRAVLTYLLLHANDRVDVEQLIDALWAEGTPRTARAQIHTAVSALKAALPEELRTGLVSEATGYRLWVGAEDLDLAVFRQRLASARGCPGIGAESEQARRALRSALALWRGPALAGVDAPFVEPARARLEEERFSAYEALADGEMAAGRHAELIPLLTGLLNEYPARESIVRRLALSLYRAGRKTDALAVVRRLRVLLAKEYGLDPEKGIVDLENAMLRGDLALDAREVGSEGRSEGRSEGVRSEGRPDADLRAGAAVASEVAAPEAATGGEKSAPPSPAPPRQAAPLQPTWPRPAQLPPPTAGFVGRDHELTRLARLLTSESDAPRAAAVTGPAGVGKTSLALIWAHEHAGAFPDGQLFVDLHGYDHSEAESPEGVLERFLLALGIPGHQIPPGLPKREDLFRSAMAERRMLLVLDNARDYRQISPLLPGSAHTRTLITSRIRLGSLVADTGALPVPLDVLPLEESVEVLTRIVGAESVAAAPQSARDLARLCGGLPLALRISAVRLLEEPAAGLTGLATELSPEADRLHGLGLLDGGHTVSHALENSCRRLTAAQIRLFRLLCLHPGDSVGAAAAQAMVDQGDLRFTAHVEVRHLLRVLETVHLVDRTAADRYRMHDLVRLYGRGLSGLDDADQTQDSLALQRLLDWYINVAQAAHRVLAPAMPALPMDVRHSLTDNPTPFPDESAALDWFDQEAANLIALTKSAAEHGDHRGVWQLAIALGAYLSRRHRVDALVQTQALGEQAALAEAHHAAAAALANNLGIAHAMRRDPEAAQQPFERAVAAYRDLGDRQRAAQISANLGSLRYDLGMPHEAAAAHSAAIETLREFGDSPALSAVLANLGLTVGDLGRHEQARDLFREAIGVAEACGSDYRAGYARSQLAWTLLRLGEADEGLELSRETLAYALTIGDPLLAGRMHDQIGIAQAMRGAWDEARAAWEEAVATLTGIGSSEADVVRARLRGEPDALPAVGADGKPNVAALPSR; from the coding sequence ATGCCCGTGTACTCGATCCTCGGTCCGTTGGAGGTGCGGGTTGGTGGTGTGCTGGTTGAGGTGGCGCGGCCTCGGCGGCGGGCTGTGCTGACGTATTTGTTGCTGCATGCGAATGACCGGGTTGATGTCGAGCAACTGATTGATGCTTTGTGGGCGGAGGGGACGCCGCGGACGGCGCGGGCGCAGATTCACACGGCGGTGTCGGCTTTGAAGGCGGCGCTCCCGGAGGAGTTGCGGACGGGGCTGGTTTCGGAGGCGACGGGGTACCGGCTGTGGGTCGGAGCCGAGGATCTGGATCTGGCGGTTTTCCGTCAGCGGCTGGCGTCGGCGCGGGGGTGTCCGGGGATCGGGGCTGAGTCCGAGCAGGCGCGGCGGGCGTTGCGGTCGGCGTTGGCGTTGTGGCGCGGGCCGGCGTTGGCGGGCGTGGACGCGCCGTTCGTCGAACCGGCCCGCGCCAGGCTGGAGGAGGAGCGGTTCAGCGCTTATGAGGCGTTGGCCGACGGGGAGATGGCCGCCGGCCGGCACGCCGAGCTGATCCCGCTGCTCACGGGACTGCTCAACGAGTACCCGGCGCGGGAGTCGATCGTACGGCGGCTGGCGCTGTCGCTCTATCGCGCGGGCCGCAAGACGGACGCGCTGGCGGTGGTGCGGCGGCTGCGCGTGCTGCTGGCCAAGGAGTACGGACTCGATCCGGAGAAAGGCATCGTGGACCTGGAGAACGCGATGCTCCGCGGTGATCTGGCGCTTGATGCCCGGGAGGTCGGGTCCGAGGGCAGATCCGAGGGCAGGTCCGAAGGGGTCAGGTCCGAAGGAAGGCCCGACGCCGACTTGCGCGCTGGAGCCGCCGTCGCGAGCGAGGTCGCCGCTCCGGAAGCGGCGACTGGCGGCGAGAAATCAGCACCGCCGTCCCCCGCACCGCCGAGGCAGGCCGCACCGCTTCAGCCCACCTGGCCGCGCCCGGCCCAACTCCCCCCGCCAACCGCGGGCTTCGTCGGCCGCGACCACGAGCTGACCCGGCTCGCCCGCCTGCTCACGTCGGAATCCGACGCGCCACGCGCGGCGGCGGTCACCGGTCCGGCCGGCGTCGGCAAAACGTCCCTGGCGTTGATCTGGGCGCACGAGCATGCCGGCGCCTTCCCCGACGGGCAACTGTTCGTCGACCTTCACGGCTACGACCACAGCGAGGCCGAGAGCCCCGAAGGCGTGTTGGAGCGCTTCCTGCTGGCCCTGGGCATACCCGGCCACCAGATCCCGCCGGGGCTGCCCAAGCGCGAGGACCTGTTCCGCTCGGCGATGGCAGAGCGCCGCATGCTCCTGGTCCTGGACAACGCGCGTGACTACCGCCAAATCAGCCCCCTGCTTCCTGGCTCCGCCCACACCCGCACGCTGATCACCAGCCGTATCCGGCTGGGCAGCCTGGTCGCCGACACCGGCGCGCTCCCGGTCCCCCTGGACGTCCTGCCCCTCGAGGAATCGGTCGAGGTCCTGACGCGCATCGTCGGCGCCGAATCGGTGGCGGCGGCGCCGCAGTCCGCGCGTGACCTGGCCCGCCTGTGCGGCGGTCTCCCGCTCGCACTGCGCATCTCGGCCGTCCGGCTGCTTGAGGAACCGGCCGCCGGGCTGACCGGGCTGGCCACCGAACTCAGCCCGGAAGCCGACCGCCTGCACGGCTTGGGCCTGCTCGACGGCGGCCACACCGTCTCCCACGCGCTCGAGAACTCCTGCCGCCGGCTGACCGCCGCGCAGATCCGCCTGTTCCGCCTCCTGTGCCTGCACCCCGGCGACAGCGTCGGCGCGGCGGCGGCGCAAGCCATGGTCGATCAAGGCGACCTGCGCTTCACGGCGCATGTCGAAGTGCGCCATCTGCTGCGTGTCCTGGAGACGGTGCACCTGGTCGACCGCACCGCCGCCGACCGCTACCGGATGCACGACCTCGTGCGGCTCTACGGCCGGGGTCTGTCAGGCCTCGACGATGCCGACCAGACGCAGGACTCCCTGGCTCTCCAACGCCTCCTCGACTGGTACATCAACGTCGCCCAAGCCGCCCACCGGGTTCTCGCCCCCGCCATGCCAGCGCTCCCGATGGACGTCCGCCACAGCCTCACCGACAACCCGACGCCTTTCCCTGACGAGTCCGCCGCGCTGGACTGGTTCGATCAGGAGGCTGCGAACCTGATCGCGCTGACGAAGTCAGCAGCCGAACACGGCGACCACCGCGGAGTCTGGCAGCTCGCCATCGCGCTGGGCGCCTACCTTTCGCGCCGCCACCGTGTAGACGCCCTGGTCCAGACCCAGGCACTCGGCGAGCAGGCCGCGCTGGCCGAGGCGCACCACGCGGCAGCCGCGGCGCTGGCGAACAACCTCGGCATCGCCCACGCCATGCGCCGCGACCCCGAGGCGGCGCAGCAGCCGTTCGAGCGAGCCGTCGCCGCCTATCGCGACCTCGGCGACCGCCAGCGTGCCGCGCAGATCAGCGCCAACCTCGGAAGTCTGCGCTACGACCTGGGCATGCCGCACGAAGCCGCCGCCGCCCACAGCGCCGCCATCGAGACCCTGCGCGAGTTCGGCGACAGCCCGGCGCTGTCCGCCGTCCTGGCCAACCTCGGCCTGACCGTCGGCGACCTGGGCCGGCACGAACAAGCCCGCGACCTGTTCCGTGAGGCGATCGGCGTCGCAGAGGCCTGCGGTTCGGACTACCGGGCCGGCTACGCGCGCAGCCAGCTGGCCTGGACGCTGCTGCGCCTCGGCGAGGCCGACGAAGGCCTGGAGCTGAGCCGCGAAACGCTCGCCTACGCGTTGACCATCGGCGACCCGCTGCTGGCCGGCCGGATGCACGACCAGATCGGCATCGCCCAGGCGATGCGCGGAGCCTGGGACGAGGCGCGCGCCGCGTGGGAGGAAGCCGTCGCGACGCTCACCGGGATCGGCAGCTCGGAAGCCGACGTCGTCCGGGCCCGCCTGCGCGGCGAACCCGACGCGCTCCCGGCCGTGGGAGCCGACGGGAAGCCGAACGTCGCTGCTCTACCGAGTAGATAG
- a CDS encoding amidase translates to MEWSFRTAEELAAALRAGEVTSGELTEEAIARIERDDKVINAICVPDFDRARAAARAADQARARGEDRPLLGIPVTVKESYNMAGLPTTWGMPHHGNYMPAEDSVQVSRLKDAGAVILGKTNVPLGLQDIQSFNEIYGTTNNPWDHTRTSGGSSGGSAAALASGFGALSIGSDLAGSLRTPAHFCGVYSHKPSLGLVPSRGMVPPSAPALPVDLDLAVVGPMARTARDLTLLLDVMAGPDPLTYGTAYQLALPPARHERLSDFRVLVLEEHPFLPTGSAVRAGVNRVADALADGGARVERHSPLLPDLTEGATLYAQLLFSGSVARFPVDAYERLRTRAAALSPEDQSLDAARLRAMVFSHRDWMEANDRRELHRHGWRQFFAEFDAVVCPITPTPAFPHDHNPNPLERWIDIDGVDFPYFDQLVWAGLPTMPGLPATVIPTGLSPEGLPVGVQLIGPMFEDRTPLSLAELLEQKIGGFRPPR, encoded by the coding sequence ATGGAGTGGAGCTTTCGAACGGCAGAAGAGTTGGCGGCCGCATTGCGTGCCGGTGAAGTGACCTCGGGGGAACTGACCGAGGAGGCGATCGCGCGGATCGAGCGCGACGACAAGGTGATCAACGCGATCTGCGTGCCGGACTTCGACCGTGCGCGGGCCGCCGCACGGGCCGCCGACCAGGCGCGGGCGCGCGGCGAGGATCGCCCGCTGCTCGGTATTCCGGTGACGGTCAAAGAGTCCTACAACATGGCGGGACTGCCCACGACCTGGGGCATGCCGCACCACGGGAACTACATGCCGGCCGAGGATTCGGTTCAGGTATCGCGGCTCAAGGACGCCGGCGCGGTAATCCTCGGTAAGACCAATGTGCCCTTGGGACTGCAAGATATCCAGAGCTTCAACGAAATCTACGGCACCACCAACAATCCGTGGGATCACACGCGCACCTCGGGCGGCTCCTCCGGCGGATCGGCGGCGGCGCTGGCGTCCGGATTCGGCGCGCTGTCCATCGGCTCTGACCTCGCCGGTTCGCTGCGCACCCCCGCGCACTTCTGCGGCGTCTACTCGCACAAGCCGAGCCTCGGACTGGTGCCGAGCCGCGGCATGGTCCCGCCGTCCGCGCCGGCCCTGCCGGTCGACCTCGACCTGGCCGTCGTCGGTCCGATGGCGCGCACCGCCCGCGACCTCACGCTGCTGCTCGACGTCATGGCCGGGCCGGACCCGCTGACGTACGGCACGGCGTACCAGCTGGCCCTGCCGCCCGCACGTCACGAACGGCTGAGCGACTTCAGGGTCTTGGTCCTCGAGGAGCATCCGTTCCTTCCGACCGGATCCGCGGTGCGGGCAGGCGTGAACCGGGTCGCCGACGCGCTCGCCGACGGCGGCGCCCGCGTCGAGCGACACAGTCCCCTGCTGCCCGACCTGACCGAAGGCGCGACGCTCTACGCGCAGCTGCTGTTCTCGGGCTCCGTCGCACGTTTTCCCGTCGATGCCTACGAGCGGCTGCGGACCCGCGCCGCCGCACTGAGCCCGGAGGACCAGAGCCTGGACGCGGCGCGGCTGCGCGCGATGGTGTTCAGCCACCGCGACTGGATGGAGGCGAACGACCGCCGCGAACTCCACCGCCACGGCTGGCGGCAGTTCTTCGCCGAGTTCGACGCCGTGGTATGCCCGATCACGCCGACTCCCGCGTTCCCGCACGATCACAACCCCAACCCGCTGGAACGCTGGATCGACATCGACGGCGTCGACTTCCCGTACTTCGACCAGCTCGTCTGGGCCGGCCTGCCCACCATGCCCGGCCTGCCCGCCACCGTCATACCGACGGGTCTGTCCCCCGAGGGCCTGCCGGTGGGCGTGCAGCTGATCGGTCCGATGTTCGAGGACCGCACCCCGCTGTCGCTCGCCGAACTGCTGGAGCAGAAGATCGGCGGGTTCCGGCCACCGAGGTAG
- a CDS encoding patatin-like phospholipase family protein yields MKVTALELLRMRNQQGSEPGRRRDDARLALVIEGGSSRGAYSAGMTGAIEQLGILPLFDAVYGSSAGALNGAWMLCGKAESTMHAWWTPEIMRGTIDPKRALRRRPVVDTHYLVHTVYTDIMPMGFEQILASPIEFHPMATDAETGESVDLHPFLHDTPSLQAAFRASTAMPLLTGTPIQIDGRRFVDAGVSEAVPVRTALAQGATHVIALRTRRADERTTPPARIERIVLTRWFTRNAPGALQPWMNRTAIRAQEERVLAEHPGVLQIRPPVGSGDIGRTEVGGSALRAAVDIGRQAAFTALTPLE; encoded by the coding sequence ATGAAGGTCACGGCGCTTGAACTACTGCGCATGCGCAACCAACAAGGCAGCGAACCCGGTCGCCGTCGCGACGACGCCCGCCTGGCGTTGGTGATCGAGGGCGGAAGCTCTCGGGGCGCCTATTCGGCGGGCATGACCGGGGCGATCGAGCAGCTCGGCATCCTGCCGTTGTTCGACGCGGTGTACGGCAGCTCGGCCGGCGCGCTGAACGGCGCCTGGATGCTCTGCGGCAAGGCCGAGTCGACGATGCATGCGTGGTGGACGCCGGAGATCATGCGCGGCACGATCGACCCGAAGCGGGCCTTGCGCAGGCGGCCCGTCGTGGACACGCACTACCTCGTGCACACGGTCTACACCGACATCATGCCGATGGGCTTCGAGCAGATCCTGGCCAGTCCGATCGAGTTCCATCCCATGGCGACCGACGCGGAGACCGGTGAATCCGTGGACCTGCATCCGTTCCTGCACGACACGCCGAGCTTGCAGGCCGCGTTCCGCGCCTCAACGGCGATGCCGCTGCTGACGGGCACTCCCATCCAGATCGACGGTCGCCGCTTCGTCGACGCCGGCGTCAGCGAGGCCGTCCCGGTGCGGACAGCCTTGGCGCAGGGCGCCACCCACGTCATCGCACTCCGCACGCGGCGCGCCGACGAACGGACGACGCCGCCGGCGCGGATCGAGCGGATCGTGTTGACACGCTGGTTCACGCGCAACGCGCCCGGGGCGCTTCAGCCGTGGATGAACCGCACGGCGATCCGCGCTCAAGAAGAGCGAGTACTCGCCGAGCATCCGGGCGTGCTCCAGATCCGTCCGCCGGTCGGCTCCGGGGACATCGGACGCACGGAAGTCGGAGGCTCTGCTCTGCGCGCCGCCGTCGACATCGGACGGCAGGCGGCGTTCACTGCGCTGACTCCCCTGGAGTAG
- a CDS encoding DUF2079 domain-containing protein translates to MADAVDDLAAEAIALALLEASAEAIDAWPDVESTNALNLAVCAGALYSAVAIRLHQLFETGGYDLGIFGQYAKALAQGHAPTSPYRAKGTDLTQAGPNLFSDHFSPILGVLGPVDRLVPHVEVLLLVQAALTAWSVYVVTRCATKRLGSRSGTAIGAAYALSWGIQQLIGFDFHEVAFALPFISLAIAAYLDGRFRAAAIWAALLLLVKEDMGLTVFVFGVLIGRRDPRTARVLCVLGPLVMVVALSISTSRVGGFSALLAQPYAIFIKLLFPPVKLLTVSMLLLPTAFLMLRSPIALLVVPTLLWRFTADTPSYWGLGFHYSAVLMPIIFLAMVDSLTTPPQRWLAGRRLPQLAMGFAIATCALFPINTLAKPSFWHTPAYARDAQQAVNHIPKNALVAASGDLAPHLVDKATVYPLVTIDAINTLHLSWLAIDTGDPAIATPTGRLLMHQIGDSGFREIFSKGGFVVLVRPQAEESP, encoded by the coding sequence ATGGCAGACGCCGTCGATGATCTTGCGGCGGAGGCAATAGCGCTCGCTTTGCTGGAAGCGAGTGCGGAGGCGATTGACGCTTGGCCGGACGTCGAGTCGACGAACGCCCTCAACCTCGCGGTGTGCGCCGGAGCGCTGTATTCGGCGGTCGCGATCCGGCTGCATCAGCTCTTTGAGACCGGCGGCTACGATCTCGGGATCTTCGGCCAATACGCCAAGGCGCTGGCGCAGGGCCACGCGCCGACGTCGCCGTATCGAGCTAAGGGCACTGATCTGACTCAGGCAGGCCCGAACCTGTTCAGCGACCATTTCAGTCCGATACTCGGGGTGCTCGGACCCGTCGATCGGCTGGTCCCGCACGTCGAGGTGCTTTTGCTGGTTCAGGCAGCCTTGACGGCTTGGTCGGTGTACGTGGTGACCCGATGCGCGACGAAACGCTTGGGCTCTCGAAGCGGTACGGCCATCGGCGCGGCGTACGCATTGTCCTGGGGCATCCAGCAGCTCATCGGGTTCGACTTCCACGAGGTCGCCTTCGCGCTGCCCTTCATCAGCCTGGCCATCGCGGCCTACCTGGACGGCCGCTTCAGAGCCGCCGCGATCTGGGCGGCGTTGCTCCTTCTGGTGAAGGAAGACATGGGCCTGACGGTCTTCGTCTTCGGCGTTCTCATCGGACGCCGCGATCCCCGAACGGCTCGCGTCCTGTGCGTGCTCGGTCCGCTCGTGATGGTCGTCGCGCTCTCCATCAGCACCAGCAGGGTCGGTGGATTCAGTGCCCTCCTTGCGCAGCCCTACGCGATCTTCATCAAGCTGCTGTTTCCCCCGGTGAAGCTGCTCACCGTCTCGATGCTGCTGCTCCCCACCGCGTTCCTGATGCTGCGCAGCCCGATAGCCCTGCTGGTCGTCCCGACGCTGCTGTGGCGTTTCACGGCAGACACGCCGAGCTACTGGGGTCTCGGGTTTCACTACTCGGCCGTGCTGATGCCGATCATCTTCCTGGCCATGGTCGATTCACTCACGACTCCCCCGCAACGATGGCTCGCAGGACGACGCCTTCCGCAGCTGGCCATGGGATTCGCCATCGCCACATGCGCACTCTTTCCCATCAACACCCTGGCTAAGCCGTCCTTCTGGCACACCCCGGCCTACGCCCGAGATGCCCAGCAAGCCGTGAACCACATCCCGAAGAACGCACTGGTGGCAGCATCCGGAGACCTCGCCCCGCACCTCGTCGACAAGGCAACGGTCTACCCCCTCGTCACCATCGACGCCATCAACACCCTGCACCTGAGCTGGCTCGCGATCGACACCGGCGACCCCGCCATCGCCACCCCCACAGGACGACTCCTCATGCACCAGATAGGGGACAGCGGCTTCCGCGAGATCTTCTCGAAGGGCGGCTTCGTGGTCCTCGTGCGGCCTCAGGCCGAGGAGTCGCCATAG
- a CDS encoding NAD(P)/FAD-dependent oxidoreductase: MYDVIIVGARCAGAATALLLARQGVRVLLADRTTFPSDTVSTHLLHPAGVARLREWNLLEPLLATGCPPLDAISYHAAEDLVLRGAPYAYEDVTISVAPRRTVLDALLVEAAVAAGAELREGASLRNVLWEDGRVVGAEFGSGADSSGGSGVFTERASLVIGADGRHSTVAREVGAKLVRDAGTFGCQFYGYWSGLPDEGTQIFIGGGQAVLAYPTHDRHHLVLVGWPHARFAEVKQDIDRHFLAAVATSAPAVREHLTDDARSERITGSGDLANYVRESSGPGWVLVGDAAMAKDAVTAQGIGDAFSQAQSLAERLPAALAAGPRAVDASTAAHVADRDRDGATAFETTVAFAMGGNSSELLPVLRAIADRPDLVSMFYGIYAGRVTMDEFAAAVG, translated from the coding sequence ATGTACGACGTCATCATCGTCGGCGCGCGCTGCGCCGGGGCGGCGACGGCGCTCTTGCTGGCGCGGCAGGGAGTAAGGGTCCTGCTTGCCGACCGGACCACGTTCCCGAGCGACACCGTCTCCACGCATCTCCTCCACCCCGCTGGTGTGGCCCGCCTGCGGGAGTGGAACCTGCTGGAGCCGCTGCTGGCGACCGGCTGCCCGCCGCTCGACGCCATCAGCTACCACGCGGCCGAAGACCTGGTGCTGCGTGGGGCACCGTACGCGTACGAGGACGTCACCATTTCGGTCGCGCCTCGACGAACGGTGCTCGACGCGCTGCTCGTCGAGGCCGCGGTGGCAGCCGGCGCCGAGCTGCGGGAAGGCGCCTCGCTCCGGAACGTGCTGTGGGAGGACGGCAGGGTCGTCGGAGCCGAGTTCGGCAGCGGCGCTGACAGCTCCGGCGGCAGTGGCGTCTTCACCGAACGAGCCAGCCTGGTCATCGGCGCGGATGGCCGACACTCGACCGTGGCCCGGGAGGTCGGGGCGAAGCTGGTCCGCGACGCGGGCACTTTCGGCTGCCAGTTCTACGGCTACTGGAGCGGCCTGCCGGACGAGGGCACGCAGATCTTCATCGGCGGCGGCCAGGCGGTCCTGGCGTACCCGACCCACGACCGACACCACCTGGTCCTGGTCGGCTGGCCGCACGCGCGCTTCGCCGAGGTGAAGCAGGACATTGACCGGCACTTCCTCGCCGCCGTCGCCACGAGTGCGCCGGCCGTCCGTGAGCACCTCACCGACGACGCGCGCAGCGAGCGCATCACCGGATCCGGCGACCTCGCCAACTACGTGCGCGAGTCGTCCGGGCCCGGCTGGGTGCTGGTCGGGGATGCCGCGATGGCGAAGGACGCGGTCACGGCGCAGGGCATCGGCGACGCCTTCTCGCAGGCGCAGTCGTTGGCCGAGCGTCTGCCTGCGGCACTCGCGGCGGGTCCGCGGGCCGTGGACGCCTCGACCGCGGCGCATGTCGCCGACCGGGATCGCGACGGCGCTACCGCGTTCGAGACGACGGTCGCGTTCGCGATGGGCGGCAATTCAAGCGAGCTGCTGCCGGTGCTCCGCGCGATCGCGGATCGCCCTGATCTGGTCAGTATGTTCTACGGGATCTACGCCGGACGGGTCACTATGGACGAATTCGCCGCGGCGGTCGGCTGA
- a CDS encoding class I adenylate-forming enzyme family protein: protein MKSSDSLTASRAQTADAVTLPELIEARADRDPERVALCVDGRDELTMGGWLSRARPVAAGLLGHAVRPGDRVGLLFADSAWLDYAVAALGVYLAGGAVVGMSARLGSAELTQRLSAVGAAGLIHGTGIDVPTGQGWSAPLPDLAAGSGSGPLSSRPAIAPDDLVEIIHTSGTTGPAKAVAVTHANLTFGRNAAMDQVAGPAGGVLTPVPLGTNACHSAILAALTSAATVHVLRRPDARSAAEAVARFQLPAAILPAPLARAMVAQGLAEQYLSGLRTLMLGSAPVHTVTANRLRALLPDTAVSIGYGSTEAAPAFTQLPSQDFEKHPGSLGLPRPGAEVRIVGPDGARAEPGSVGEIWLRCPGPQRSYYGRPMDDTFQDGWTRMGDLGSVGGDGYLSFFDRAADAVRAADGRLISTYSIEDALLEHPEVADAAAVADRSGPPGAVAAFVQPRTPGTPLPPDRLRGFLADRLSSAEVPARIVAVGELPRGPLGKVLKRRLGVAN from the coding sequence ATGAAAAGCTCTGATTCCCTCACTGCTTCGCGGGCTCAAACCGCCGACGCCGTCACGCTTCCGGAGCTCATCGAGGCGCGTGCTGATCGAGATCCGGAGCGGGTCGCGCTGTGTGTGGACGGCCGGGACGAGCTCACCATGGGCGGCTGGCTGTCGCGGGCGCGGCCGGTCGCTGCCGGGCTGCTCGGGCACGCCGTGCGCCCCGGCGATCGGGTGGGCCTGCTGTTCGCCGACAGTGCTTGGTTGGACTACGCCGTGGCCGCGCTGGGCGTCTACCTTGCCGGCGGGGCGGTAGTCGGAATGTCGGCACGGCTGGGATCGGCGGAGCTTACGCAGCGGCTGTCGGCCGTGGGAGCCGCGGGACTGATCCACGGCACTGGGATCGATGTGCCTACCGGTCAGGGCTGGAGCGCGCCTTTGCCCGACCTCGCCGCCGGTTCCGGCTCCGGACCGCTGTCATCGAGGCCTGCGATAGCCCCCGATGACTTGGTCGAGATCATCCACACCTCCGGCACCACCGGCCCGGCCAAGGCGGTCGCTGTCACGCACGCCAATCTCACCTTCGGCCGAAACGCCGCGATGGACCAGGTGGCGGGCCCGGCCGGAGGGGTCCTGACCCCGGTCCCGCTGGGCACCAACGCCTGCCACAGCGCGATCCTGGCGGCCCTGACCTCGGCGGCCACCGTCCACGTCCTCCGTCGCCCCGATGCCCGCTCGGCCGCCGAGGCTGTTGCGCGCTTCCAGCTGCCTGCGGCGATCCTCCCCGCGCCATTGGCCAGGGCCATGGTCGCGCAAGGGCTGGCCGAGCAATACCTGTCTGGTCTTCGAACCCTGATGCTCGGCTCCGCGCCGGTACACACCGTCACCGCGAACCGTCTTCGGGCGCTGCTCCCGGACACAGCAGTCTCGATCGGCTACGGATCCACCGAAGCCGCACCAGCCTTCACTCAGCTTCCGTCGCAGGACTTTGAGAAGCATCCGGGTTCGCTGGGCCTGCCGCGTCCCGGAGCCGAGGTGCGGATCGTCGGACCGGACGGTGCTCGGGCCGAGCCCGGCAGCGTCGGCGAGATCTGGTTGCGCTGCCCGGGACCCCAGCGCAGCTACTACGGCCGGCCCATGGACGACACGTTCCAGGACGGCTGGACCCGCATGGGCGACCTGGGATCGGTCGGCGGAGACGGCTATCTCTCCTTTTTCGACCGCGCCGCCGACGCTGTCCGCGCTGCCGACGGCCGTCTGATCTCCACCTACAGCATTGAGGACGCGCTGCTGGAACACCCGGAGGTCGCCGACGCCGCCGCAGTGGCTGATCGCAGCGGGCCGCCCGGAGCCGTGGCCGCCTTCGTTCAGCCCCGGACGCCTGGCACGCCACTTCCTCCGGACCGGTTGCGCGGCTTCCTGGCCGACCGGCTGTCGTCGGCTGAGGTCCCGGCTCGGATCGTCGCGGTTGGAGAGCTCCCGCGCGGTCCGCTCGGCAAGGTTCTCAAGCGGCGGCTGGGCGTCGCGAACTGA
- a CDS encoding TetR/AcrR family transcriptional regulator: MASALAVLAEEGVAGLTARTVARRASASVPAIYEVFGDKGGLIREVYFEGFRLLGAQLAQVPPTPDPLEALLNVCESFRQFVLANPVLAQTMFSRPFVDFSPTTDDNKAGLSVSKVFVRRTRAAVEAGRLVGDPTDIAHLFFACVEGLAAAESAHRLGGSKAVVDRRWRLALDTLVRGLAAPR, from the coding sequence GTGGCCAGCGCGCTGGCCGTCCTTGCCGAAGAGGGCGTGGCTGGTCTGACCGCACGGACGGTCGCACGCCGTGCCAGCGCCTCCGTCCCGGCGATCTATGAAGTCTTCGGCGATAAAGGCGGCCTGATCCGCGAGGTCTACTTCGAAGGCTTTCGTCTGCTCGGCGCGCAGCTCGCGCAAGTTCCGCCGACTCCAGACCCGCTGGAGGCGCTTCTCAACGTCTGCGAATCGTTCCGGCAGTTCGTCCTGGCCAATCCGGTGCTCGCGCAAACCATGTTCTCGCGGCCCTTCGTCGACTTCAGCCCGACAACCGACGACAACAAAGCCGGGCTGTCGGTGAGCAAGGTCTTCGTTCGCCGGACCCGGGCAGCGGTTGAGGCGGGACGGCTCGTCGGCGATCCGACGGACATCGCGCACCTGTTCTTCGCCTGTGTGGAGGGCCTTGCCGCAGCTGAGAGCGCGCATCGCCTCGGGGGGTCGAAAGCCGTCGTCGATCGACGCTGGCGCTTGGCTCTGGACACACTTGTCCGGGGACTTGCGGCGCCACGCTAA